The following coding sequences are from one Streptomyces dengpaensis window:
- a CDS encoding Xaa-Pro dipeptidyl-peptidase encodes MPIRMRFTTWRPLVAAAVAALTAAVLTPAAAHSAPRESRPLYSYENAVRESVWVDTGLDGDSDGKNDRVAVDIVRPRELAQQGRKIPVIMDASPYYSCCGRGNESQKKTYDANGNVVQMPLFYDNYFVPRGYAFVGVDLAGTNRSDGCVDVGGRSDIQSAKAVVDWLNGRAKGYTTRTGTGTVKATWTNGKTGMIGKSWDGTIANGVAATGVEGLKTIVPISAISSWYDYYFAKGAPLYDSGPDWLSDYVDSPDARAKCAAVQQKLVDGAPRTGDWTPLWTERDYVKDAPKVQASVFLIHGMQDLNVRMQHVGPWWDALARNGVERKVWLSQTGHVDPFDFRRATWVDTLHRWFDHELLGYDNGIDDEPMADIERHPDQWVTSKVWPPRGTAAATLHPASGTQAGVGTLGLTKSEGTETFTDNPQLSETDWAARIDTPTPDKAGFVTGPLTGDLRLSGSSKVTVTATPTTSTAHLTAVLADLGPDTIRDYAASGEGITTLTDRTCWGASTTGDSPCFKETRATTAAVDYTVVSRGWADLGNHASDQGAPLTPGRAYTITLDLAATDHVVPAGHRLALIVAGTDKDLIDPPSSTPTLAVDLSRTSARVPFVGGAAAFDRATAGAGSAAPEATTLDGVGVPRTVQRIPGGGL; translated from the coding sequence ATGCCGATACGCATGCGCTTCACGACCTGGAGACCGCTCGTCGCGGCCGCCGTCGCCGCCCTGACGGCCGCCGTCCTCACCCCGGCCGCGGCCCACAGCGCCCCGCGCGAGAGCCGACCGCTCTACTCGTACGAGAACGCCGTCCGTGAATCCGTCTGGGTGGACACCGGCCTCGACGGCGACAGCGACGGCAAGAACGACCGCGTCGCCGTCGACATCGTCCGGCCCCGCGAACTCGCCCAGCAGGGCCGCAAGATACCCGTGATCATGGACGCCAGCCCGTACTACTCCTGCTGCGGGCGCGGCAACGAGAGCCAGAAGAAGACGTACGACGCGAACGGCAACGTCGTCCAGATGCCGCTGTTCTACGACAACTACTTCGTGCCGCGCGGCTACGCCTTCGTCGGCGTCGACCTGGCCGGCACCAACCGCTCCGACGGCTGCGTGGACGTCGGCGGCCGCTCCGACATCCAGTCCGCGAAAGCGGTCGTCGACTGGCTGAACGGCCGGGCCAAGGGCTACACCACCCGGACCGGCACCGGCACGGTCAAGGCGACCTGGACCAACGGCAAGACCGGAATGATCGGCAAGAGCTGGGACGGCACCATCGCCAACGGCGTCGCCGCCACCGGTGTCGAGGGCCTGAAGACCATCGTGCCGATCAGCGCCATCTCGTCCTGGTACGACTACTACTTCGCCAAGGGCGCCCCGCTCTACGACTCCGGCCCCGACTGGCTGTCCGACTACGTCGACAGCCCCGACGCCCGCGCCAAGTGCGCCGCCGTCCAGCAGAAGCTCGTCGACGGGGCACCGCGCACCGGCGACTGGACCCCGCTGTGGACCGAGCGCGACTACGTGAAGGACGCCCCGAAGGTGCAGGCGAGCGTCTTCCTGATCCACGGCATGCAGGACCTCAACGTCCGTATGCAGCACGTCGGCCCGTGGTGGGACGCCCTCGCCAGGAACGGCGTCGAGCGCAAGGTCTGGCTCTCCCAGACCGGCCACGTCGACCCCTTCGACTTCCGTCGCGCCACCTGGGTGGACACCCTGCACCGCTGGTTCGACCACGAACTCCTCGGCTATGACAACGGCATCGACGACGAGCCCATGGCCGACATCGAGCGCCACCCCGACCAGTGGGTCACCTCCAAGGTCTGGCCCCCGCGCGGCACGGCGGCGGCGACCCTGCACCCCGCCTCCGGCACCCAGGCCGGCGTCGGCACCCTCGGCCTCACGAAGAGCGAGGGCACCGAGACCTTCACCGACAACCCGCAGCTCAGCGAGACCGACTGGGCGGCCAGGATCGACACGCCGACGCCCGACAAGGCCGGCTTCGTCACCGGGCCGCTCACCGGGGACCTGCGCCTGTCCGGCTCCTCCAAGGTCACCGTCACCGCGACCCCGACCACCTCGACGGCCCACCTGACCGCCGTCCTCGCGGACCTCGGCCCCGACACCATCCGCGACTACGCCGCGAGCGGCGAGGGCATCACCACGCTCACCGACCGCACCTGCTGGGGCGCGAGCACCACGGGCGACAGCCCCTGCTTCAAGGAGACGCGGGCGACGACCGCCGCCGTCGACTACACGGTCGTCAGCCGCGGCTGGGCCGACCTCGGCAACCACGCCTCCGACCAGGGCGCCCCGCTCACCCCGGGCAGGGCGTACACGATCACCCTCGACCTGGCCGCCACCGACCACGTCGTCCCGGCCGGCCACCGCCTCGCGCTGATCGTCGCCGGCACGGACAAGGACCTGATCGACCCGCCGTCGAGCACTCCGACGCTGGCCGTGGACCTGTCCCGTACGTCGGCCCGCGTACCGTTCGTCGGCGGTGCGGCCGCGTTCGACCGCGCCACCGCCGGCGCCGGTTCCGCTGCGCCGGAGGCCACGACCCTGGACGGCGTAGGCGTGCCGCGCACCGTCCAGCGGATCCCGGGGGGAGGCCTGTGA